The stretch of DNA cttttgcaaaatatttgtGGCCTGAGCCTGACGCATGCACAGATAGGGTCATAGGACACTTGCAGGAGGTAACTGGGTTTCTAATTTCCATCGGAGCATTCATCAGTAATGTCCCACCCACCCTCCATTTTTGTTCTTCCCCTTAGATCTGAGAGATGCTGCTATAACCGTCATCTTCCTTGGGCTCAGGCTCTCAGGATCAGTCGCAGCAGCTCATGAAATTCAGGCGAAATGCTACCTTAACGCTTTttctgctgttgctgctcttCTCATGGTTCCTACCTTCACATACCTGCTGGTGAACCTGCAGTACTCCGAACATGATCCCAGAAGGCCTGAAGGACTGACATtttggccaaaaacaatgcgTATGTTCTGCCACCGTCAGATACAGGGAACGTCCCGCATGTTACAAAACCGTTACCAACAGGAAAATTTCTCCTCACTCGATTTCGCAAGCCACTAGAGCACTTTGAAGTTTGAACACATGTATTCGTCTCTGAGAACCCTAAAGGAGTAATCCATGCTCGGCTTCATTCTGCAAAAGTTTGGTGGAAAAccagagaaagaaaagatggcGCGAATCGCAATTGATTGATTGAGCCTGTGAACAATAACAAGGTAACACAATTGGCATGTTTGTGACACGCAAATTCAGATATAAATATAAACGAACACTGAATATAAATGTCAGGCATCTGGAATTCGCCGAGTGCTCGAGAGCCATCAAGGCATCAACACAATGCCGTCTCGAAaccccaaaagaaaaaaaaatgaaaacaaacCAAAGAATCAGACAACATACAAACGGCACGGAATTGCAGATCCATCAGCGCTCGGAATCACGCAGGATCTCCGACACCCCACACAGTACGAGCACAACAACAAAGCAATTTCGCAACGGAACAAAGCAGCAGAGGGCAGAATCAAGAAACGGGTCGGATCGGatcgcgcggcgccggcgcggtcgTCACATCTTGgcgaaggaggcggcggagccggACCGGTCGTAGTAGTGCTCGGGGAGCGCCTGGGGGCGCGAGAGCATGAGCGGGCGCTCCCTGGCCTCCTCCAGGTCCaggtcctcctcgtcgccgtcgtcctcggCCGTGTGCAGGTGGATGCAGGCGCACCGCTCCAGCGACGCGAAGAAGGCCGACGCCACCCCCGTCGCCACCCACATCGCGTACCCCTCCAGCGTCCCGTACGACAGGATCCCGCCGTTCGGGTTGATTCCGTTCATGGCTGCCGCCCGCGGTCGCTCCCCTGCCTGCCCCGCGCCGGCCGAGGAAGAGTCgggggaggtggtggcggtCTCGTCGCTGGggtggttggttggttggttggctGGATTGCCTTGGGTTTCCGGGCTGTTGGGGTTGCTCTCCAAAATTGGGAGAGGGACGCGGCTGTCGGAAGGAGACGACCCCTCGAGAGTCACGTGTGGGCCCCGCGGGCCGCCCGCCAAGCGGGCGCGGCGGATAAGCCAGCCGATAAGGTAGATAGCGCGCGAGGCTCGAGAGCCGAGAGAGCTCCTCGCTCCGAGTCCGACTCCGCCTCGTCGCCCGCCACCCTCGCTTCTCCCCCATCCCGATCCACCTCGCAAGGCCAGCCCGCGCCGCACTGGCATGGCCTCCTCGTcctgcctcgcctcgccggccggcgccgcggcgctgatctgccgcgcgcggcggccgaggcGCCGCGTGGCGTGCTCGGCGAGCGAGAAGAGCGCCGAGCCGGCGTGGCTCGCGGCCGGGGGCaggagcgccggcggccgcctcgCGTGCGGCGTGCTGGCGGCCTGGGCCGTCGCGTCCGCGTCCAGCCCGGTCATTGCCGCGAGCCAGGttggtggtttttttttttccttccttttcTTATCGCAATCGCACTGCGGGCAGGATGGAATTTGTGGAATGTAGGTTTGAGAAATGAGTAGTTTTGATCGACCTCAGTCTGATTCTGCTAGATTGCAGAAGGCAGATGATGCTGAAATTAAATGGAACTTTAATCTTTGTCTTAATTCGGTTCAGAGAAAATTTCTGTCAGATATGTAAAGCTGCTCCATGGAAATTTTCAAATCCATGGAATGCACCAACTAGTACTAGTTAAACGTAGTTCCCCAGATTTTATATGTTGAAAGCTTTTGAGGGCTCTATTGGAAGAGGATTTGACTCTTTACTAGTGTTGTTGGTAATAAAATTTAAGCAACCTCAAGAGTTTGTGTTATTCAACATAAGGAATACATCAGTACAGTTACCGCATCATTTGATATGAGCTACCGCAACATCAGTTGTTGCAGTTTAGTATGTTATTCAGTTCAATTCTCTGTAGTCCTGAGAGCACCTTAAATTTAGCATCACTTCCACTCAATCTAAAGCTATAAGCTCTGTTCTGATTAATTTATTGTATGCCGATATATGAGAATTCAGATTCACATTGCATGCTCACAAAGTAGGTAATGTCACAGCTATGAAGATTCGTGGAGAAAAATGACCATTTTGCTGTATTCGGTGATCAGATCAACTGGATGAAGTATGAGCTATTTCAATTAGAAATGTATCTGACAGAATTTCAATGGAGCAGCTTAGAAATAGCTAACTAGTGTTTTCCATTGAGATTAACTAGTTATCTCTGTTTCTTTTGTGCTTGCAAAAACAAATTTCATTTGAACACATTTTCGCTTAGGATTAGTCATGAACTATAAACTCTTCATTTTCCTTTTGATCCTGTGTGACCTGAATATACAATCAGCACTAAACATTCTCGAAATCTTGATCCTAAATCTAGGACCTATTTTTCTTGCTGCAGTGCCACTTTAATTTACTGAGATAACATTGTTCCCTGTTTGCTTTGGCTTTTAGAGATTGCCTCCACTCTCAACTGAGCCAAACAGATGTGAGCGTGCATTCGTGGGGAACACAATTGGTCAGGCAAATGGGGTGTATGACAAGCCCCTTGATCTCCGGTTTTGTGATTACACGAACGAGAAAACTAATCTGAAAGGCAAGTCTCTAGCTGCGGCGTTGATGTCCGATGCAAAGTTTGATGGCGCCGACATGTCTGAAGTTGTCATGTCCAAAGCTTATGCTGTTGGCGCAAGCTTCAAAGGTACCATTGCACACCTTATTCTGCTGTTCTGGTTCATTGCATAATATTGCCGCACTGTTTCCCAATACTGAATAAACAGAATGATGAGCTCTTCTCGTCCAAATGCTTTCAGGAACCAACTTCACGAATGCAGTGATAGACCGTGTCAAATTCGAGAAGGCTGATCTCACAGGGGCAATCTTCAAGAATACAGTCTTGTCAGGATCGACCTTCGATGATGCTAAGATGGAAGATGTTGTGTTCGAGGACACAATCATCGGCTACATTGACCTTCAGAAGCTGTGCACAAACACCAGTATCAGCGCAGACAATAGATTAGAGCTGGGGTGTAGGTGATTCAGCAGATTCCATCTAATCATCTGCAATCGTTCATGTTAATATGCTGGTATCGTTCGATGAGTGTTCATGCCTGTCTATAGAGCCTCCATGACAAGATGCGACGATTTTTCTCCATGTCTATGTACAAACATCTCTGTGTACCTCAAATATCAGCAGCAATGCAACCATGTTTCTTACACCTTGCGAAGTCAAGCAGTACCATACATAAAAAGGAAACAGTGTATGTTTTCCCCATATATTAttgttcttgttgttgttgttgttcacaAGGCGGTTATAACATTTCTGTCTGATGATGAATCCATGCCCTGGAAGGATGCATGGATGCTTTATTCCACACACCACTAGTACTAGCATCACACACGCTATACTACATTATTGTTGCCTCCTGGGTTGGCTCCTTGTTGACGCGCATTCATCTAGTATATACTGGCCCCTACAAGGGCCGATGCTGCTCATTGATGCTGGCCATGCGACGCGGCAGTACCTAGATGGCCGGCCCGCCGCCGGGCACTCGCCGGTGGTAAGGTCTTGTCTTGGGGTCTCCGATGGGCTGCTGCGGCGCGCGGTGGTTCATTCGGCGTCGCCGCCGTTGTTCTTGCCGGTGTCGATGAGGCAGGTCTCGACGCCGCCGGTCATCCAGAGGAACCACGCGTAGCTGCTCCGGTGGTGGCTGCTCTCGGGCTCCTCGTCGATGGCGCCGGTGAACatttcctccgcgccaccgATGTCGCCGCGGGCGTGCCAGAGGAACATGCCGTACCTCCGCATTGCCTCGCCGTCCGCCGGCTCCGCGGCCACCGCCTGCTTGAAGTACATCTCCGCCCTGCCAAATGTGTGCAGCGATCATTCACGCGTGAGAAATCAATCAAAATCCTAACAGCATTCAGGGAGATGTGATCGAAAGGTTGGTTGCATTGCATGCGTGCATTCGATGCGACAAGAAGAAGGAAGCACCTGTTGATGTCCTTGTCCAACTCGTAGAGGAGCTGCGCGTAGTTGGAGAGGACGAGCGAGTTCGCTCCGCCGGAGGCGATGATCCTCTCGTAGGCCGCCttccgccgccgtgcgcgggcGCTGTCGATCTCCTTGATCTCTTCCTCGTCGAGCTCCTCCTGGCCGTCCCCGTACAGGCCGCCGCCATGCAGGATGCCGATCCGGCCCCAGAGCTCCTTCTCCATGTCCCCCTCCACCAGCTCTGGCAGATCCTCGGGCTCCTCCGCGTCCGCGtccccgccgtcgtcgtcgtcgggctCGGCCTGCGCGTCGCGCAGCGCCTCGAGCCTCCTGGCCTCCATGCGGTCCCTCTCCGCCTGGACGGCGGTGCCGAGGCAGCAGGCGACCATGCCGAGCAGCCCGACGGCGAGGTCCGGCGACTGGAAGTGCACCTTGCTGAAGACCCACGCCACGGCGTccccggcgccgcgcgcggcctcggcggcgcccccggccgccgcacctTGGACGGCCTCCACGGCCTTgacgagcgccgccaccgcgcaccCGGCCGCGCTCGTGGCCGTCGCCCGCGGCAccccgcgctgcgccgccgcctgcttccGCTTGGCCTGGATGGCGCGCAGCGACGGCGGCACCGCCGCCATGGACGGCGGCTGCTGCTCGtccccgccgcacgccgctgTCCTGAGCGCGGTCCGGGCGTTCCTCCGCTCCCCGGCGCGCGCCGACGACGCCGGGAACGCCGCCGGAACGCTCCTGGGCATGGCGACCATGCTCGCCGGGGTCATCCTCGCCACCGACCGGGGAAAGGAACGAGCCAACGCGAGACGCTCTCTCAAACGGAACTACGGAAGGGCTCTGTTTGCCTGGAATCGAACCTCCCACCGAAGGCGGAGTGGAATGGCGATCGAGCTTGCGGCAATGGCGGTATTTATAGCTCCCCCGGGCGCTGCCACGTCGGGGAGGGAGGGCCGGGGGCTCCTGGACGATGCGTGCCTTGCGCGGCAGTTCGAGCCAGTTCAGCGCCTGGTTAATTTCGTCGCGGGGCGAGGGGAAAAGGCTCGGCCGCGCGCTGCTCTCGGCGCCGGGCGTTTTGGCCGCGCGCGCGTGGTGGCAGCGCGGCCGGTGTGAGCGCGCACACGGCGATCTGGCGTGGCACACTGCGCCAACCTGGACCTGGACGGGAAGGCGTCCTCTGCCGATGCGTGCGGGGGAGAAGAAGCCGGAGTGGAGACCAACCGGGGGTGCCGCGCCAGCAGCCCAGCACACAGAGATGGCACCGTGTTTCGAACCATGCATCGTTCATCAGGCGATGATGCAAGCTTAATATTGAACAGCGAAGGAACTACTCATTACTCAAAGGTTTGCTGCCTCGTATGGCGGTGTAGTGTTCCATGCACGTGCCAAATTGCACATCGCCTATGTAACATTGGCATGGAAATCATAGGAATTTTGAAATGGTAATTTACTATTAGAGACATCGGTT from Panicum virgatum strain AP13 chromosome 9K, P.virgatum_v5, whole genome shotgun sequence encodes:
- the LOC120650601 gene encoding uncharacterized protein LOC120650601, with amino-acid sequence MTPASMVAMPRSVPAAFPASSARAGERRNARTALRTAACGGDEQQPPSMAAVPPSLRAIQAKRKQAAAQRGVPRATATSAAGCAVAALVKAVEAVQGAAAGGAAEAARGAGDAVAWVFSKVHFQSPDLAVGLLGMVACCLGTAVQAERDRMEARRLEALRDAQAEPDDDDGGDADAEEPEDLPELVEGDMEKELWGRIGILHGGGLYGDGQEELDEEEIKEIDSARARRRKAAYERIIASGGANSLVLSNYAQLLYELDKDINRAEMYFKQAVAAEPADGEAMRRYGMFLWHARGDIGGAEEMFTGAIDEEPESSHHRSSYAWFLWMTGGVETCLIDTGKNNGGDAE
- the LOC120650602 gene encoding thylakoid lumenal 17.4 kDa protein, chloroplastic-like, translated to MASSSCLASPAGAAALICRARRPRRRVACSASEKSAEPAWLAAGGRSAGGRLACGVLAAWAVASASSPVIAASQRLPPLSTEPNRCERAFVGNTIGQANGVYDKPLDLRFCDYTNEKTNLKGKSLAAALMSDAKFDGADMSEVVMSKAYAVGASFKGTNFTNAVIDRVKFEKADLTGAIFKNTVLSGSTFDDAKMEDVVFEDTIIGYIDLQKLCTNTSISADNRLELGCR
- the LOC120650603 gene encoding uncharacterized protein LOC120650603, encoding MNGINPNGGILSYGTLEGYAMWVATGVASAFFASLERCACIHLHTAEDDGDEEDLDLEEARERPLMLSRPQALPEHYYDRSGSAASFAKM